The Microbacterium trichothecenolyticum sequence CTGGAGCCCTGTACCTCGTCTACCTCGGGATAGGAAGCGTGCGCGCTGCGCGCACGCTGTGGAGGCGACGATCTGAGTCTGCGGAAACAGCTCCGGCAGTCGTGTCCCCGCCACATTCGGCGTTCCTCACCGGTCTCATGACGAATCTCCTGAATCCGAAGATCGGAGTCTTCTACCTCGCTGTCATGCCGGGACTGTTCGCGCCTGGAGATGTGACGATCTGGCTGGGAGCTCTGCTTGGCGCAATTCATGGCGCCATCGGCTTGATCTTCTTGACGGCTGTCGCGATCTTCGCGGCGTACGTGCGGAGGTTCTTGACTCGCCCGACGGTGAGCGCCGCGGTGGAGCTCGCCTGCGGCCTGTGCCTCTTCGCCTTTGCCCTCTTCGTCATCATGGAGACCGTTGCCGCGATGCTCGCCTGACGGCGGAGGTGCGTGCGTGGACTGACAGAATTGAGGCGTGCGCCTCATCATTGCCCGCTGTTCCGTCGACTACACGGGCCGGCTGAACACGCATCTCCCCCTCGCGACCCGCCTCATCATGGTCAAGGCCGATGGCACAGTCGCCTTCCACCGAGACGTACAACACGCGCCCCTGAACTGGATGAGCCCGCCCTGCAGCCTCACTCTCGAGCAGCCGGACGAGGTCGACGTCGAAGACGGCGTGATCGAGCGCTGGCGCGTGACCCACGCCAAGACCGGCGACGCGTTACTCGTACGCATCCACGAGATCGTGCACGACACCGCGCACGATCTCGGCGTCGACCCGGGGCTGATCAAAGACGGCGTCGAGGCCGACCTGCAGCGCCTGCTCGCCGAGCAGGTCTC is a genomic window containing:
- a CDS encoding LysE family translocator produces the protein MPGADTILVLRTSLRFGARKAIVTAAGVVCGPVIWGALAGLGMALVISRLPIIYSAVALAGALYLVYLGIGSVRAARTLWRRRSESAETAPAVVSPPHSAFLTGLMTNLLNPKIGVFYLAVMPGLFAPGDVTIWLGALLGAIHGAIGLIFLTAVAIFAAYVRRFLTRPTVSAAVELACGLCLFAFALFVIMETVAAMLA
- the nucS gene encoding endonuclease NucS codes for the protein MRLIIARCSVDYTGRLNTHLPLATRLIMVKADGTVAFHRDVQHAPLNWMSPPCSLTLEQPDEVDVEDGVIERWRVTHAKTGDALLVRIHEIVHDTAHDLGVDPGLIKDGVEADLQRLLAEQVSVVGEGLTLVRREYPTAIGPVDLLLRDDNGGTVAIEVKRRGDIDGVEQLTRYLELLNRDPLLAPVTGVYAAQEIKPQARVLATDRGIRCLTLDYDEMKGVQSGAPRLF